One Ancylobacter novellus DSM 506 genomic window, CAGGCGCCCTCGCATATCGCCGCTCGCTCACAGGTCGAGATCGTCTACGTCTCCACGGATGACACCTATGCTCCCTGTGTAACGGGATTCCCGGAAAAAGGGAATGCGGCCGGGCGGCGCGAACCCACAGGCGGGGCGTTATTTGCCGCAATATCCGCCTCAGCCGGAGCGCCCGGTGAGCGCGCCCGCCAGCATGGTGCGAGCCGCGGTCTCGGCGTGCAGCGCGGCGGCCTTGCGATTCCCTGCCGGCAGAGGCGTGCCGAAATGCAGTTCCACATCCACCGCCCCGCGCCGGAGCACGTCGAGGAGGTGCGGGGCGAGGTCCATGTCGCCATACCAGGCAAGGCGCGGCCGGCGCGGGCGGCCGAGCGGGATGCCGCCCTGCCCGACATAGGCGATGGCGAGCGGCTGGATGGTGGCGTCCTCGCCCATGCTGTGCCTTGCCGCGCCGACCAGCGCCGAGCGGAAGGGCAGCACCCGGTTGCCGTCGCTCGACGTGCCCTCGGCGAACAGCACGACCGGATCGCCGCCATTCATCCGTTCGGCCATCTCGCCGGCGACCTTGCCGGTGGCGCTGCGCGAGGTGCGGTCGACGAAGATGGTGCGCTGGAGCCTGGCCAGCAGCCCGACGCCCGGCCAGCCGGCAACCTCGCTCTTGGCGACGAAGCACAGCGGCAGGCGCGAGCCGAGCACGGGGATAT contains:
- a CDS encoding lysophospholipid acyltransferase family protein; translation: MRAWLVLVPVVLITLVGIPFQWASVKLKLPTRRIIPVLYHRVVLALVGVRVTVVGAPSPARPLLIVSNHVSWLDIPVLGSRLPLCFVAKSEVAGWPGVGLLARLQRTIFVDRTSRSATGKVAGEMAERMNGGDPVVLFAEGTSSDGNRVLPFRSALVGAARHSMGEDATIQPLAIAYVGQGGIPLGRPRRPRLAWYGDMDLAPHLLDVLRRGAVDVELHFGTPLPAGNRKAAALHAETAARTMLAGALTGRSG